A single region of the Sorghum bicolor cultivar BTx623 chromosome 9, Sorghum_bicolor_NCBIv3, whole genome shotgun sequence genome encodes:
- the LOC8085146 gene encoding MLO-like protein 1, which yields MAHDEETEATALEFTPTWIVAGVCSLIVLLSLLAERGLHYLGKKLQKKNQRRPLYEALLKVKEELMLLGFISLLLTVFQGSIQKTCIPEGWTFDMLPCKKPDVHAGRRHATKKHFVAVGTTLGRIGRRLLSANVLSEHCHNKGKVPLLSLEATHQLHIFIFVMAITHVLFSCTTMLLGSVQIHRWKRWEDEIQKDAAENGHKKVTHDEFGKDSIISSWLHSFLKQFYRAVSKSDYNTMRHGFIMTHCPSNPKFDFYGYMVRALEADFRKVVGISWYLWIFVVIFLFLNVDGWHVYFWISFLPLILLLAVGTKLEHIIAELVHDVAKKHTAIEDDVIVKPSDEHFWFGKPRIILYLIHFILFQNSFEIAFFFWILTTYGFDSCIMESVGFIATRLVMGVVIQLICSYVTLPLYAIVTQMGSCYKKEIFNDHVQKGVLVWAEKVKTSRRGSEKGLKGFGAASKKESTTTDNAASAEPSVKIEMAKGGEDAAEGVGVWAEKLRTSRRGMNKGVGAASKKESTSNAASGEPSSVKVEMAKAGEDAEVVENIE from the exons ATGGCGCACGACGAGGAGACGGAGGCGACGGCGCTGGAGTTCACACCGACGTGGATCGTCGCGGGGGTCTGCTCGCTCATTGTGCTCCTCTCGCTCCTGGCCGAGCGAGGCCTCCACTACCTCGGCAAG AAGCTCCAGAAGAAGAACCAGAGGCGCCCGCTCTATGAGGCGCTGCTCAAGGTCAAAGAAG AGTTGATGCTTCTGGGGTTCATCTCCCTGCTGTTGACGGTGTTCCAGGGGAGCATCCAGAAGACATGCATCCCTGAAGGATGGACATTCGACATGCTGCCATGCAAGAAGCCAGATGTGCACGCCGGTAGGCGACATGCCACCAAGAAGCATTTCGTTGCTGTTGGGACTACCCTTGGCAGGATCGGTAGGCGGCTGCTGAGTGCAAACGTTTTGTCTGAGCACTGCCATAATAAG GGGAAAGTTCCACTTCTGTCCCTTGAAGCCACACATCAGCTGCACATTTTCATATTTGTTATGGCAATCACACATGTTCTTTTCAGCTGCACAACTATGCTTTTAGGAAGTGTACAG ATACAccgatggaaacggtgggaggATGAAATTCAGAAAGATGCTGCTGAAAATG GGCATAAGAAGGTAACCCATGACGAATTCGGTAAAGATTCTATAATATCGAGTTGGCTG CATTCTTTTCTTAAGCAGTTTTATAGAGCGGTATCTAAATCAGATTACAACACAATGCGTCATGGTTTTATCATG ACTCACTGCCCTTCcaacccaaaatttgatttctaTGGATACATGGTAAGGGCTTTAGAAGCTGATTTTAGGAAAGTAGTAGGCATCAG CTGGTACTTGTGGATCTTCGTGGTGATATTTCTATTCCTGAATGTTGACG GTTGGCACGTATACTTCTGGATTTCTTTCCTTCCCCTTATT CTTCTGTTAGCTGTTGGCACTAAGCTGGAGCACATCATAGCTGAGCTAGTCCATGATGTAGCTAAGAAGCACACAGCTATCGAGGACGATGTGATCGTAAAACCATCAGATGAACACTTCTGGTTCGGCAAGCCTAGGATTATCCTTTACCTGATCCACTTCATCCTGTTTCAGAACTCATTTGAGATTGCGTTTTTCTTCTGGATACTG ACAACTTACGGATTCGACTCATGCATCATGGAGTCTGTTGGTTTCATCGCGACGAGGCTTGTCATGGG GGTTGTTATTCAGCTTATATGTAGCTACGTCACCCTGCCTCTGTATGCAATTGTAACTCAG ATGGGGAGCTGCTACAAGAAGGAGATCTTCAACGATCATGTGCAGAAGGGCGTCCTGGTGTGGGCAGAGAAGGTCAAGACGAGTAGGAGGGGGTCTGAGAAGGGGTTGAAGGGATTTGGCGCTGCTAGCAAGAAGGAATCGACGACGACAGACAATGCCGCTTCCGCGGAACCTTCTGTGAAGATTGAAATGGCCAAGGGTGGGGAGGATGCTGCTGAGGGCGTTGGGGTGTGGGCAGAGAAGCTCAGGACGAGTAGGAGGGGGATGAATAAGGGAGTTGGCGCTGCTAGCAAGAAGGAATCCACGAGCAATGCCGCTTCCGGAGAACCTTCTTCTGTTAAGGTTGAAATGGCGAAGGCTGGGGAGGATGCTGAGGTCGTTGAAAACATAGAATAa